In the Burkholderia contaminans genome, CGCGTCAACCGGCGCATGCACAACAAGGCGATGATCGCGGACAACCAGGCGGCGATCGTCGGTGGCCGCAATATCGGCGACGAGTATTTCGGCGCATCGTCGATGCTGGAGTTTGGCGATCTCGACGTCGTCGTTCACGGCCCGGTCGTGAAGGACATCTCGACCGAATTCGATACGTTCTGGAATTCCCCGTACGCGTATCCGATCAGCGCGCTGGTCGGGCATGACGCGGCGCCGGGCGGGCTGGACCGCGAGCGCGAACGGTTGCGCGACTACCTGAGGGCCATGGAAGACAATCCGTACGTGCTCGAGGCCAGGCAGCGGCTCGACCGGATCGTTCATGGGCAGGGCACGGAACTGTCGTGGGGGCACGCGACGGTGCTGTACGACGATCCATCGAAGATCGCACACGCGCCGAAGGACAGCGACGGACACCTGATGCCGCAGTTGCGGGCGCTCGCCTTGCAGCCCGAACATGACCTGCTGATCGTGTCGCCGTATTTCGTGCCGGGCAGGGAGGTCGTCGAGCGGCTGCGTGCGCTCACGGCGCGCGGTGTGCGCGTCACGGTGCTGACCAACTCGCTCGCGTCGACCGACGTCGCGGCCGTGCATGCCGGCTACCGGCACTACCGAAGCGATCTCGTGGCGGCCGGCGTGCGGCTATACGAGCGGCGGCCGTCGGGTGACAAGAGTATCTCGAAGCAGGTCATCATCGGGTCGTCGCGTGCGTCGCTGCATGCGAAGACCTACGTGTTCGATCACAAGAACATTTTCATCGGTTCGATGAACCTCGATCCGCGCTCGCTGAACCTCAACACGGAGATCGGCGTTTACTGCGAGAGTCCGGCGATTGCGTCGCAGGTGGCCAACGATCTGGAGGCGCGGCTCGATCGCATCGCGTGGCGGGTCGAATTGAAGCCCGATCCGGCGGGCAACGGGCGGCTCAAGTGGATTCAGACCGATTCGGACGGCACGGTCACCGAGCTCGATCACGAACCGGAAGTGTCCGCCCCGCGCCGCATGGAAGTCTGGTTTCTCGGGCTGTTTCCGATCGAGTCGCAACTGTGAGCGACGATGCCGCGCGCGGCATTCATCAACGCGTGCGGCCGTGCTGCTCGATGACGTCCGCGAACTGCATCGTCGCGGTCTCGATCGTCGTGTCGCTGAGCCCCGAGTATCCCAGCACGAAACCGTTGTACGGCCGGCCGTCGCCGACCCGATAGCTGCTCAGCGGCTGAAGCAGCACGCCGTGCGCGGTTGCGGCGCGGGCGACGTCGGTATCGTGCAGCGGCATCGCGAGATCCGCCGAAAGATGCATGCCGCCCGGGCTTTCGCGAACGCTCAGCACGGAGCCGAGGTGGCGGGCGAGTGCGGCTTCGAGGCTGCGCCGCCGTTCGGCGTACAGCGTCCTCATCCTGCGCAGGTGTCGCGCAAAGAGGCCGGTGTCGATGAATTCGGCCATCGCCAGTTGATCGGCCGAGTGGCCCCGATGGACGAGTTCGCGCAGC is a window encoding:
- a CDS encoding phospholipase D family protein, with amino-acid sequence MTMLRSWGALLSLLALVACASLPPQAERAQTHAYTDTDDTRLGVAFRQQAGTHPGQDAFHLLTDPVDALDARVLLADRADRSIDLQYYIWHDDLTGHELADAIIRAADRGVRVRALLDDLGTNAGDRKLLEISSHPNIEIRLFNPVATRRFKKIGTVFEFSRVNRRMHNKAMIADNQAAIVGGRNIGDEYFGASSMLEFGDLDVVVHGPVVKDISTEFDTFWNSPYAYPISALVGHDAAPGGLDRERERLRDYLRAMEDNPYVLEARQRLDRIVHGQGTELSWGHATVLYDDPSKIAHAPKDSDGHLMPQLRALALQPEHDLLIVSPYFVPGREVVERLRALTARGVRVTVLTNSLASTDVAAVHAGYRHYRSDLVAAGVRLYERRPSGDKSISKQVIIGSSRASLHAKTYVFDHKNIFIGSMNLDPRSLNLNTEIGVYCESPAIASQVANDLEARLDRIAWRVELKPDPAGNGRLKWIQTDSDGTVTELDHEPEVSAPRRMEVWFLGLFPIESQL